A single Fusobacterium hominis DNA region contains:
- the yqeH gene encoding ribosome biogenesis GTPase YqeH, with product MSEKVCIGCGIELQSENPNKNGYIPQEKLKESTGHYCQRCFKIKNYGQYIPVKMTRDDYRKEVQSEMKNAKLAIAVFDIIDFEGSFDVEILDVLREMDSIVVINKLDLIPDQKHPSEVANWVKGRLEEEGIAPLDIAIVSSKNGYGINGIFKKIKYFYPNGVEALVLGVTNVGKSSIVNRLLGVKTVTVSKYPGTTLKSVKKQIPHTNITLVDTPGLIPEGRFSDLVCEKCNLKMVPANEISRKTFKVDKNRVLVIGQLLWFKVLNDDGVKPIFSLYAAKDVMFHETNADKLKELLDTQRGDILYPPCDECRDKYNSLEKVTHRLTIKTGQELVFKGLGWISVKRGPLEIELVCPKEAGISIRSAFIKPKR from the coding sequence ATGAGTGAAAAAGTCTGTATAGGTTGCGGAATTGAATTACAAAGCGAAAATCCAAATAAAAATGGATATATTCCACAGGAAAAACTAAAAGAATCAACTGGTCATTATTGTCAAAGATGTTTTAAAATAAAAAATTATGGACAATATATACCTGTAAAAATGACAAGAGATGATTACAGAAAAGAAGTACAATCAGAAATGAAAAATGCAAAATTAGCAATAGCAGTATTTGATATAATTGATTTTGAAGGTTCATTTGATGTAGAAATACTTGATGTCTTAAGAGAAATGGATTCTATAGTAGTTATAAATAAACTAGATCTTATCCCAGATCAAAAGCATCCTTCAGAAGTTGCAAACTGGGTTAAAGGCAGACTTGAAGAGGAAGGAATAGCTCCTCTAGACATAGCTATAGTAAGCAGTAAAAATGGTTATGGAATAAATGGAATATTTAAAAAAATAAAATATTTTTATCCTAATGGAGTAGAGGCTCTAGTTTTAGGGGTAACTAATGTTGGAAAATCAAGTATTGTAAATAGATTATTAGGAGTAAAAACTGTAACTGTATCTAAGTATCCAGGAACAACTTTAAAAAGTGTTAAAAAGCAAATACCACATACAAATATAACATTAGTAGATACACCAGGACTTATTCCAGAAGGAAGATTTTCTGATTTAGTTTGTGAAAAGTGCAATTTAAAAATGGTACCTGCAAATGAAATATCTAGAAAAACATTTAAAGTTGATAAAAATAGAGTTCTTGTAATAGGACAACTTTTATGGTTTAAAGTTTTAAATGATGATGGAGTAAAACCAATATTTTCACTATATGCAGCAAAAGATGTTATGTTCCACGAAACAAATGCAGATAAACTAAAAGAACTTTTAGATACACAAAGAGGAGATATTTTATACCCACCATGTGATGAATGCAGAGATAAATATAATAGTCTTGAAAAAGTAACACATAGACTTACAATAAAAACAGGACAAGAATTAGTATTTAAAGGTCTAGGTTGGATATCAGTAAAGAGAGGACCTTTAGAAATAGAACTTGTTTGTCCAAAAGAAGCTGGAATTAGTATAAGATCAGCATTTATAAAGCCAAAGAGATAG
- the topA gene encoding type I DNA topoisomerase, whose translation MKNVAVKKNLVIVESPAKAKTIEKILGKKFQVVASFGHVRDLPKSKLGVDVEDNFKPSYSTIKGKGEVIKTLKAHAKKSDKIYLASDPDREGEAIAWHIAHALKLDENENNRIEFNEITENAIKESITHPRKIDMDKVNAQQARRILDRLVGYGISSLLWKSIASNTSAGRVQSVALKLICDLEDKIKKFVPVKYWDVKGNFSGNLNLVLNKISGEKIDKLTEEKYVSEIKKLEKKEFKIIEAKVTKKTKNSPNPLKTSTLQQLASSYLGFSASKTMRIAQGLYEGIDVDGTHKGLITYMRTDSIRISEMAQEMAKEYILENFGKEYLGKKKETKTKQKIQDAHEGIRPTDINLTPDFLVKYLDTDQLKLYRLIWQRFLVSQLAPMKYEQFELIANRDKFDFRGTINKIVFDGYYKVFKDEEDLPVGDFPEIKIGDKVKLEKLDIKEDYTKAPSRFTESSLVKKLESEGIGRPSTYASIIETLKKREYVKIEGKSFIPSALGYEIKEVLEENFPNIMDVKFTAELENELDDVADGEKDWVSLLKIFYTDLESYIEKFKIKVEEEANRIIESDMPCPCGKGNMILKTGRFGRYLACPNSDTDSDCKEKISLKGIEIDPEEIKNGKIYVKDRVEKLLKEKKGKETDVKTEDGAKYLLKVGRYGAYLESENYSQDKLRMPLPSEIRKKLKNNEVLEKDGVVLLNHMLQEIKDEEDRILKEAGVCEKCGKPFKIGRGRWGKFLACTGYPECKNIRKIAKNKEEK comes from the coding sequence GTGAAAAATGTGGCAGTTAAAAAAAATTTGGTGATAGTGGAATCACCTGCAAAGGCGAAAACAATAGAAAAAATTTTGGGGAAAAAATTTCAGGTTGTAGCATCATTTGGTCATGTAAGAGATTTACCTAAGAGTAAATTAGGAGTTGATGTAGAGGATAATTTTAAACCATCATACTCAACAATTAAAGGTAAAGGGGAAGTAATAAAAACCTTAAAAGCTCATGCTAAAAAATCAGATAAGATATATTTGGCATCTGACCCTGATAGAGAGGGAGAAGCAATAGCTTGGCATATTGCTCATGCATTAAAATTAGATGAAAATGAAAATAATAGAATAGAATTTAATGAAATAACAGAAAATGCAATAAAAGAATCAATTACACATCCAAGGAAAATAGATATGGATAAAGTAAATGCACAACAAGCAAGAAGAATATTAGATAGACTTGTTGGATACGGGATAAGTTCTCTTTTATGGAAAAGTATTGCTTCAAATACCAGTGCAGGAAGAGTTCAATCAGTAGCATTAAAACTTATATGTGATTTAGAAGATAAAATCAAAAAATTTGTTCCTGTTAAGTATTGGGATGTAAAAGGTAATTTTTCTGGAAATCTTAATTTGGTATTAAATAAAATATCAGGTGAGAAAATCGATAAACTTACAGAAGAGAAATATGTAAGCGAAATAAAAAAATTAGAAAAAAAAGAATTTAAAATAATAGAAGCAAAGGTTACTAAGAAAACTAAAAATTCTCCAAATCCTTTAAAAACTAGTACATTACAACAATTAGCATCTTCATATCTTGGATTTTCAGCATCTAAAACAATGAGAATAGCACAAGGATTATATGAAGGTATTGATGTAGATGGAACTCATAAAGGGCTTATTACATATATGAGAACAGATTCTATAAGAATTTCTGAAATGGCTCAAGAAATGGCAAAGGAATATATATTGGAAAATTTTGGTAAAGAATACTTAGGGAAGAAAAAAGAAACAAAAACGAAGCAAAAAATTCAAGATGCCCATGAAGGGATAAGACCTACCGATATCAATCTAACACCTGATTTTCTTGTAAAATACCTAGATACTGATCAATTAAAATTATATAGATTAATATGGCAAAGATTTTTAGTATCTCAGTTAGCTCCAATGAAGTATGAGCAATTTGAACTTATTGCTAATAGAGACAAATTTGATTTTAGAGGAACAATTAATAAAATAGTATTTGATGGATATTATAAAGTATTTAAAGATGAAGAGGATTTACCTGTTGGAGATTTTCCTGAAATAAAAATAGGAGACAAAGTAAAATTAGAAAAGCTTGATATAAAAGAAGATTATACAAAAGCTCCATCTAGATTTACAGAGTCTTCTTTAGTTAAAAAATTAGAGTCAGAAGGAATCGGAAGACCTTCTACATATGCCTCAATAATAGAAACATTAAAAAAGAGAGAATATGTAAAAATAGAAGGAAAAAGCTTTATCCCATCAGCATTAGGATATGAAATAAAAGAAGTTTTAGAAGAAAATTTTCCAAATATTATGGATGTTAAATTTACTGCTGAACTTGAAAATGAATTAGATGATGTTGCTGATGGAGAAAAAGACTGGGTATCATTACTTAAAATATTTTATACTGACTTAGAATCATATATTGAAAAATTTAAGATCAAAGTTGAAGAAGAAGCAAATAGAATTATAGAATCAGATATGCCATGCCCTTGCGGTAAAGGGAATATGATTTTAAAAACAGGAAGATTTGGAAGATATTTAGCATGTCCAAATAGTGATACAGATAGTGATTGTAAAGAGAAAATATCTTTAAAAGGAATTGAAATAGACCCAGAAGAGATAAAAAATGGAAAAATCTATGTAAAAGATAGAGTGGAAAAATTATTGAAAGAAAAAAAAGGAAAAGAAACAGATGTAAAAACAGAAGACGGGGCAAAATATCTTTTAAAAGTTGGAAGATATGGTGCATATCTTGAAAGTGAAAATTATTCTCAAGATAAACTTAGAATGCCACTTCCTTCAGAAATTAGAAAAAAATTAAAAAACAATGAAGTTTTAGAAAAAGATGGAGTTGTTTTGTTAAATCATATGCTTCAAGAAATAAAAGATGAAGAAGATAGAATATTAAAAGAAGCTGGAGTATGTGAAAAGTGTGGAAAACCATTTAAAATAGGAAGAGGAAGATGGGGTAAATTTTTAGCTTGCACAGGTTACCCAGAATGTAAAAATATAAGAAAAATAGCAAAAAATAAAGAGGAGAAATAA
- a CDS encoding type II secretion system protein, whose protein sequence is MKINDRVVHHVIMCIFVVLAILGITLLGTSSLKDIEESKKAEIVINNLTELRTALEKYYQLTKHYPDLTKDGAKDNLRILDYTDETGKKISFAEIYGRNAIPKTPESEYVGETNEVFNTKNFDNGTEKGGWNYDYTNQTGEIHANLVENAYLQGIKWEEY, encoded by the coding sequence ATGAAGATAAATGATAGGGTCGTTCATCATGTAATAATGTGTATATTTGTGGTATTAGCTATATTGGGAATAACTTTACTTGGAACTTCAAGTTTAAAGGATATAGAAGAGTCAAAAAAAGCAGAAATTGTGATCAATAATTTAACAGAGTTAAGAACAGCTCTAGAAAAATATTATCAATTGACAAAGCATTATCCTGATCTTACAAAGGATGGTGCTAAAGATAATTTAAGAATTCTTGATTATACAGATGAAACAGGAAAAAAGATTTCTTTTGCTGAAATTTATGGACGTAATGCAATACCTAAAACACCAGAATCAGAATATGTTGGAGAAACTAATGAAGTATTTAATACTAAAAATTTTGATAATGGGACAGAAAAAGGTGGTTGGAATTACGATTATACCAATCAAACTGGTGAAATTCATGCAAATTTAGTAGAAAACGCGTATCTACAAGGAATAAAATGGGAAGAGTATTAG
- the trmFO gene encoding methylenetetrahydrofolate--tRNA-(uracil(54)-C(5))-methyltransferase (FADH(2)-oxidizing) TrmFO, producing the protein MTKEVIVVGAGLAGSEAAYQLAKRGIKVKLYEMKSKKKTEAHKTEKFGELVCSNSLGADNLANASGLMKEELRRMDSLLIKIADKHRVPAGQALAVDREGFSEDITKSLKAMENIEIIEEELVEIPKDKIVLIASGPLTSHGLSQKIGELTHTDYLYFYDAAAPIVTFESINMDIAYRQSRYGKGDGEYINCPMNKEEYYNFYNALVSAERVPLKAFEEEKIFDACMPVERIAMTGEKTLVFGPLKPKGLTNPKTDKMDYAVVQLRQDDKDGRLYNLVGFQTNLKWGEQKRIFSMIPGLENADFVRYGVMHRNTFINSTELLDKTLKLKNSENIYFGGQITGSEGYVSSIATGMMAAINIAHKLEGKAPLILDDRSAIGAMVKYITEEKKNFQPMGPNFGIIRGLDGERIRDKKERYMRISQIALDYLDSKLGEI; encoded by the coding sequence ATGACAAAGGAAGTAATCGTAGTCGGAGCAGGACTTGCTGGAAGTGAAGCAGCATATCAACTTGCAAAACGTGGTATAAAAGTCAAGCTTTACGAAATGAAGTCAAAGAAAAAAACAGAGGCTCATAAAACTGAAAAATTTGGAGAATTAGTATGTAGTAATTCTTTAGGAGCTGATAATTTAGCTAACGCATCAGGACTTATGAAAGAAGAATTAAGAAGAATGGATTCACTTTTAATAAAGATTGCTGATAAACACAGAGTGCCTGCTGGACAAGCTTTAGCTGTTGATCGTGAAGGGTTTTCTGAAGATATAACAAAGAGCTTAAAAGCTATGGAAAATATTGAGATTATAGAAGAAGAATTAGTAGAGATACCAAAAGATAAAATAGTATTGATAGCTTCAGGACCATTGACATCACATGGATTATCACAAAAAATAGGAGAGTTAACTCATACAGATTATTTATATTTTTATGATGCAGCAGCACCTATTGTAACATTTGAATCTATAAATATGGATATAGCATATCGTCAATCTCGTTATGGAAAAGGTGATGGAGAATATATTAACTGTCCAATGAATAAAGAAGAATATTATAATTTTTATAATGCTTTAGTATCAGCAGAACGTGTTCCGTTAAAAGCATTTGAAGAAGAAAAAATATTTGATGCTTGTATGCCAGTAGAAAGAATAGCAATGACTGGAGAAAAAACACTAGTATTTGGACCACTAAAACCAAAAGGGCTTACAAATCCTAAAACTGATAAAATGGATTATGCAGTTGTTCAATTAAGACAAGATGATAAAGATGGAAGATTATATAATCTTGTTGGTTTTCAAACTAATTTGAAATGGGGAGAACAAAAAAGAATATTTTCTATGATACCAGGACTTGAAAATGCAGATTTTGTAAGATATGGTGTTATGCATAGAAATACTTTCATTAATTCAACGGAGCTTTTAGATAAAACTTTAAAATTAAAAAATTCTGAAAATATTTATTTTGGTGGACAAATAACAGGAAGTGAAGGGTACGTATCATCAATAGCTACTGGAATGATGGCAGCAATTAATATTGCACATAAACTAGAAGGGAAAGCACCTCTTATATTAGATGATAGAAGTGCTATTGGAGCTATGGTAAAATATATAACAGAAGAAAAAAAGAACTTTCAACCTATGGGACCTAATTTTGGAATCATAAGAGGTCTTGATGGAGAAAGAATAAGAGACAAAAAAGAAAGATATATGAGAATATCTCAAATAGCTTTAGATTATTTAGACAGTAAATTAGGAGAAATTTAA
- the dprA gene encoding DNA-processing protein DprA, with the protein MLTLEWYSLLLAGVNNKTIKVLMDNFINFDEIFQRDLNDLHNEFGVSIDDIKKIHSSRNIELEKYISELKKKNIGLISIRDSIYPEELKNIVQPPVFIHYKGNINLLKSKKIAIVGTRKCSTYGKLVCEKIVEELALAKITTVSGLAIGIDEICHRVTLDNGGNTIAVVGSGLDIIYPKKNIKLWEQISKDGLLLSEFPLKTKPFAYNFPLRNRIIAGLSLGVLLIESRKKGGSLITAEIALEEGRDVFAVPGDIYSTTSEGTNNLIKNSSAKLVTKASDILVEYGLKGVKKRDSKKLNLTDKEYKIYNVLEREKNLDEIIQKISMDPGEALSILMELEVKKIICSIPGGKYRRKL; encoded by the coding sequence ATGTTGACTTTGGAATGGTATAGCCTGTTGTTGGCTGGGGTAAATAATAAAACTATAAAAGTATTAATGGATAACTTTATAAATTTTGATGAAATATTTCAAAGAGATTTAAATGATCTTCATAATGAGTTTGGTGTCAGTATAGACGATATTAAGAAGATACATAGTTCTAGAAATATAGAGTTAGAAAAGTATATAAGTGAATTAAAAAAGAAGAATATTGGATTAATTTCAATAAGAGATAGTATTTATCCAGAAGAGTTAAAAAATATAGTACAGCCACCGGTATTTATACATTATAAAGGTAATATTAATTTACTAAAAAGCAAGAAAATAGCTATTGTTGGAACTAGAAAATGCTCAACATATGGAAAATTAGTTTGTGAAAAAATAGTAGAAGAATTAGCATTAGCTAAAATTACAACTGTTAGTGGACTTGCTATAGGAATTGATGAGATATGCCACAGAGTTACTTTAGATAATGGTGGAAATACAATTGCAGTAGTAGGAAGTGGATTAGATATTATTTATCCAAAGAAAAATATAAAATTATGGGAGCAAATATCAAAGGACGGTTTGCTCCTAAGTGAATTTCCATTAAAAACTAAACCATTTGCTTATAATTTTCCTCTTAGGAATAGAATCATAGCAGGTCTTTCATTAGGAGTTTTATTAATAGAAAGTAGAAAAAAAGGTGGAAGTTTAATTACAGCAGAAATAGCATTAGAAGAAGGACGAGATGTATTTGCTGTTCCTGGAGATATTTATTCAACAACGTCAGAAGGAACAAATAATTTGATAAAAAATAGTTCAGCAAAACTAGTTACAAAAGCTAGTGATATTCTAGTTGAATATGGTTTAAAGGGCGTAAAAAAGAGAGATTCAAAAAAATTAAATTTGACAGATAAGGAATATAAAATATACAATGTTCTAGAGAGAGAAAAAAATCTTGATGAAATTATACAAAAAATATCTATGGATCCGGGAGAGGCTCTTTCTATTTTGATGGAGTTAGAAGTGAAGAAAATTATTTGTAGTATACCTGGAGGTAAGTATAGGCGCAAGCTATAG
- a CDS encoding tetratricopeptide repeat protein has translation MKKILISIFVFTVFAVGYSEETYKYLGTDGQIYTMSETQISMNQRWQRIKVMDAQISFEPDKNKLQRIHDEYQKEFAIYMEYLKKNPELLFTTGDYYFRSGRYEKAFEIFSQDDTNIKNLFGAATSARFLNDTENALKFYNAAIDKNPNFYESYLGRGIVNRNMGNYDGAISDFNKYMQYRQDESVYLGLGDTYMVSKRYVEAKNILEKGRSKFPQSNLIKEMLMRAYAKLK, from the coding sequence ATGAAGAAAATACTGATTAGTATATTTGTATTTACTGTTTTTGCTGTAGGATATAGTGAAGAAACATATAAGTATTTAGGAACAGATGGGCAAATATATACTATGAGTGAGACACAAATTAGTATGAATCAACGTTGGCAAAGAATAAAGGTTATGGATGCACAAATTTCATTTGAACCAGATAAAAATAAATTACAAAGAATTCATGATGAATATCAAAAAGAATTTGCCATATATATGGAGTATTTAAAGAAAAATCCAGAACTTTTATTTACAACAGGTGATTATTATTTTAGAAGTGGAAGATATGAAAAAGCATTTGAAATATTTTCACAAGATGATACAAATATTAAAAATTTATTTGGAGCTGCTACTTCTGCTAGATTTTTAAATGATACAGAAAATGCATTGAAATTTTATAATGCAGCAATTGATAAAAATCCAAATTTTTATGAATCGTATTTAGGAAGAGGAATAGTTAATAGAAATATGGGTAATTATGATGGAGCTATTAGTGATTTTAATAAATATATGCAGTATAGACAAGATGAATCTGTGTATTTAGGATTAGGAGATACTTATATGGTATCTAAAAGGTATGTAGAGGCTAAAAATATTTTAGAAAAAGGAAGAAGTAAGTTTCCACAATCAAATTTAATAAAGGAAATGTTAATGCGAGCATATGCAAAACTAAAGTAA
- a CDS encoding NAD(P)/FAD-dependent oxidoreductase, giving the protein MKYNIIFLGGGQAGIFGAYEAIEKNPDAKVLIIDKGKMLTQRICPKEKIGTCVNCPTCSIIYGMSGAGAFSDSKFNMDYRVGGDVHTITGKEIVNNTILDVVKVYRKFGFTEEPTGLKYNSVMEEIKKDCIVNGVQLVDTPTMHLGTDGSRKLYTKLIQYLLDKGVEFLTEREVDKLIIENNSVKGVVVTHKGAEEKYYSDYIVAGLGRSGAKKMEELCKTHNINFENGAIDIGVRAEIPDIIMKDINENFYEAKMIYYSRNYRDKMRTFCSNPSGFIAAEKYNDFILANGHAYKDRKSTNTNLALLCTKKFTKPFNQPFEYATAIAKMSAMLTGGKLMVQSYADLKEGRRSTDERLARLNIVPTTEDYVAGDIALACPQRLLDNIMEFIEVLDKITPGFASADLLLYFPEIKFRSTRIEIDKNMETSLKGLYAVGDSSGYGSGLNIAAVMGILAVRDILSK; this is encoded by the coding sequence TTGAAGTATAATATTATATTTTTAGGTGGAGGACAAGCAGGTATTTTTGGAGCTTATGAGGCAATTGAAAAAAATCCTGATGCAAAAGTTTTAATTATAGACAAGGGAAAAATGTTAACACAAAGAATTTGTCCAAAGGAGAAAATAGGAACTTGTGTAAATTGTCCAACTTGTTCTATTATATATGGAATGAGTGGAGCAGGAGCATTTTCTGACTCAAAATTTAATATGGATTATAGAGTTGGAGGAGATGTTCATACTATAACAGGAAAAGAGATAGTAAATAATACTATATTAGATGTTGTTAAAGTATATAGAAAATTTGGTTTTACTGAAGAACCAACTGGCTTAAAGTATAATAGCGTAATGGAAGAGATAAAAAAAGATTGTATAGTAAATGGTGTTCAATTAGTTGATACACCAACTATGCACTTAGGAACAGATGGATCAAGAAAATTATATACTAAGTTAATACAATATCTTTTAGATAAAGGAGTAGAATTTTTAACTGAAAGAGAAGTAGATAAACTTATTATAGAAAATAATTCTGTCAAAGGGGTTGTTGTTACTCATAAAGGAGCAGAAGAAAAATATTATTCAGATTATATTGTAGCTGGACTTGGAAGAAGTGGAGCTAAGAAAATGGAAGAACTTTGTAAAACACATAATATAAATTTTGAAAATGGGGCAATAGATATTGGTGTAAGAGCTGAAATTCCAGATATAATAATGAAGGATATAAATGAAAATTTCTACGAAGCTAAAATGATTTATTATTCAAGAAATTATAGAGATAAAATGAGAACTTTCTGTAGCAATCCAAGTGGATTTATAGCTGCTGAAAAATATAACGATTTTATTTTAGCTAATGGACATGCTTATAAAGATAGAAAGTCAACAAATACAAATCTTGCACTTTTATGTACTAAAAAGTTTACAAAGCCTTTTAATCAACCTTTTGAATATGCTACAGCAATTGCTAAAATGTCTGCTATGTTAACTGGTGGAAAGTTAATGGTACAATCTTATGCAGATTTAAAAGAAGGACGTAGATCTACAGATGAAAGGCTAGCAAGACTTAATATAGTTCCTACAACAGAAGATTATGTAGCAGGAGATATTGCACTTGCTTGTCCACAAAGACTTCTAGATAATATTATGGAGTTTATTGAAGTTTTAGATAAGATAACTCCAGGATTTGCTTCAGCAGATTTATTACTATATTTCCCTGAGATAAAATTTAGAAGTACAAGAATAGAAATAGATAAAAACATGGAAACAAGTCTTAAAGGATTATATGCAGTAGGAGATAGTTCTGGTTATGGAAGTGGATTAAATATTGCTGCTGTAATGGGAATATTGGCTGTAAGAGATATTTTAAGCAAATAG
- a CDS encoding tyrosine-type recombinase/integrase, giving the protein MEKDDLEKNIRDYLYFAEFGENKSINTIVSLKKDLSQLSEYLLGMEKVSYSEDITSVMLRGFLIYLQEHKISKRTLNRKLSSVRSFFRYLIRNKIIYQNPAEVVVSPSFYAQKPDILTLEEINKLRDVISLKNANGIRDRLMIELLYSSGITTVEMLGVGENVFDLDRRELRVANGKASRIVFFSQRVREYFKQYVEAKKEKYKEKYNPDILFVNGSGKRLSDRSLRRIIDRYALKAKIDREISPYSFRHTFAIHMLSNGMDILYLKELMGHVTIDSTKLYENMINSVSIKL; this is encoded by the coding sequence ATGGAAAAAGATGATTTAGAAAAAAATATTAGAGATTATCTATATTTTGCAGAATTTGGAGAAAATAAGAGTATAAATACTATAGTTTCTTTAAAAAAAGATCTTTCTCAGCTGTCTGAATATTTGCTTGGAATGGAAAAAGTAAGTTATTCAGAGGACATAACATCAGTTATGTTACGAGGGTTTTTAATATATCTTCAAGAACATAAAATCTCTAAAAGGACATTAAATAGAAAATTATCATCTGTTAGATCATTTTTTAGATATTTAATTAGGAATAAAATAATATATCAAAATCCAGCAGAAGTAGTAGTTTCACCTAGTTTTTATGCTCAAAAACCTGATATTTTAACACTGGAAGAAATAAACAAATTACGAGATGTAATTTCTTTAAAGAATGCAAATGGAATAAGAGATAGACTTATGATAGAACTTCTTTATTCTAGTGGAATAACAACTGTTGAGATGTTGGGCGTAGGAGAAAATGTCTTTGATTTAGATAGACGTGAATTGCGTGTTGCTAACGGGAAAGCAAGTAGAATTGTTTTTTTTAGTCAAAGAGTAAGAGAATATTTTAAACAATATGTTGAAGCAAAAAAAGAAAAATATAAAGAAAAATATAATCCTGATATATTATTTGTAAATGGTTCAGGAAAAAGATTAAGTGATAGATCACTTAGACGTATTATAGATAGATATGCTTTAAAAGCTAAGATAGATAGAGAAATAAGTCCATATAGTTTTAGACATACATTTGCAATTCATATGTTATCAAATGGAATGGATATTTTATATCTAAAGGAGCTTATGGGACATGTCACGATAGATAGCACAAAACTATATGAAAATATGATAAATAGTGTGTCAATAAAGTTGTAA
- the hslV gene encoding ATP-dependent protease subunit HslV — protein sequence MIKATTIIAVKKDGKVAMAGDGQVTFGDVVFKNNAKKIRKIEKYNVLAGFAGAAADAFALMDKFEAKLVEFEGNLKKSAVELAKEWRTDKALRVLDAMLIVADSNTILILSGNGDVIEPDGDIAAIGSGGNYAYAAARALLNHGEKMTAEDIAIEAMEIAGQICIYTNGNITYDVI from the coding sequence ATGATAAAAGCAACTACTATAATAGCTGTGAAAAAAGATGGTAAAGTTGCAATGGCTGGAGATGGTCAAGTAACATTTGGAGATGTTGTTTTTAAAAACAACGCAAAAAAGATAAGAAAAATAGAAAAATATAATGTTCTTGCAGGATTTGCTGGAGCTGCTGCAGATGCTTTTGCTTTGATGGATAAATTTGAAGCAAAACTTGTAGAATTTGAAGGAAATCTAAAAAAATCTGCAGTAGAACTTGCAAAAGAATGGAGAACAGATAAAGCATTAAGAGTACTAGATGCTATGTTAATAGTAGCAGATAGTAATACCATATTAATTCTTTCAGGAAATGGAGATGTAATAGAACCAGATGGTGATATAGCAGCAATAGGAAGTGGAGGAAATTATGCATATGCAGCAGCTAGAGCATTATTAAATCATGGAGAAAAAATGACAGCTGAAGATATTGCAATTGAAGCTATGGAAATTGCAGGACAAATATGTATATATACCAATGGTAATATAACTTATGATGTAATATAA